Proteins encoded within one genomic window of Cyanobacteriota bacterium:
- a CDS encoding SMR family transporter, producing the protein MLGLALLMALTIALNTIAQVLLKAGSNQHPINLYLMGGILAYGLSTVVYVLVLGKFNLSVAYPVIIGLTVVSTTLMGSLIFKEQVSPVQWMGIGLMISGISAVSLGNVKP; encoded by the coding sequence ATGCTAGGACTTGCCTTGCTTATGGCCTTAACCATTGCCCTAAATACGATCGCCCAAGTTTTACTAAAAGCAGGTAGCAACCAGCATCCCATCAACCTTTACCTGATGGGAGGAATCCTCGCCTATGGCCTCAGCACCGTTGTTTATGTGCTAGTGTTAGGCAAATTTAACCTGTCTGTCGCCTATCCAGTGATTATTGGCCTAACTGTAGTCTCTACCACCCTGATGGGGTCACTAATCTTCAAAGAACAAGTATCACCCGTGCAATGGATGGGCATTGGCCTCATGATCAGTGGCATTTCTGCTGTCAGTTTGGGCAATGTTAAACCTTAG